In the Klebsiella aerogenes KCTC 2190 genome, one interval contains:
- a CDS encoding TIM barrel protein: MAIALQRFCINRKIAPSLSIEAFFRLVSELGLHKVELRNDLPSGKVTDELTHQQVRKLADRYQLEILTINAVYPFNRHSAEVRQLTESLLKEAQSIGAKSLVMCPLNDGTAVAPQETLAAMRELAPLFEQYGVQGLVEPLGFPQSSLRSAAQAQALIRDAQVPFKLLIDTFHHHLYPQAEEEFSQLDIAEIGLVHLSGVDDPRPREQLTDDERIMLTPQDRLLTCQQVKHLEASGYRGDYAFEPFAPQLASWREEEIRREIEQSIALIQRHCA; the protein is encoded by the coding sequence ATGGCCATTGCCCTGCAGCGTTTCTGTATCAATCGTAAAATTGCGCCATCGCTTAGCATTGAAGCGTTTTTCCGTCTGGTAAGCGAACTCGGGCTGCATAAGGTCGAGCTGCGTAATGATTTACCCAGCGGTAAAGTCACCGATGAGCTAACCCACCAGCAGGTGCGCAAGCTGGCCGACCGATACCAGCTTGAAATTCTGACGATCAACGCCGTCTATCCCTTCAATCGCCACAGCGCTGAAGTACGTCAGCTGACGGAGTCGCTGCTGAAAGAGGCGCAGTCCATTGGCGCCAAATCGCTGGTGATGTGCCCGTTAAATGATGGCACCGCTGTAGCGCCGCAAGAAACGCTTGCCGCTATGCGCGAGCTGGCGCCGTTGTTCGAACAATATGGCGTTCAGGGCCTGGTTGAGCCGCTGGGCTTCCCACAAAGTTCGCTGCGCTCGGCGGCGCAGGCGCAGGCGCTCATTCGCGACGCCCAGGTACCGTTTAAGCTGTTAATTGATACTTTCCACCACCACCTGTATCCACAAGCTGAAGAGGAATTCAGCCAGCTGGACATTGCTGAGATAGGTCTGGTTCACCTCTCCGGCGTTGACGATCCCCGCCCACGCGAACAGTTGACCGACGACGAGCGCATCATGCTGACACCACAAGATAGGCTGCTGACCTGCCAGCAGGTAAAACATCTCGAAGCCAGCGGATATCGTGGCGATTACGCCTTCGAGCCTTTCGCTCCGCAGCTGGCGTCATGGCGCGAAGAGGAGATTCGCCGCGAGATTGAACAGAGCATCGCGCTGATTCAGCGCCACTGCGCCTGA
- a CDS encoding helicase HerA-like C-terminal domain-containing protein, with the protein MSSPLLIARTLDKQLYLLPAMANRHGLITGATGTGKTVTLQKLAESFSEIGVPVFMADVKGDLTGIAEAGQSSEKLQARLEKIGVTDWEPHANPVVVWDIFGEKGHPVRATVSDLGPLLLARLLNLNEVQSGVLNIIFRIADDRGLLLLDFKDLRAITQFIGDNAKAFQNQYGNISSASVGAIQRGLLTLEQQGAEHFFGEPMLDIQDWMRVDASGKGVINILSAEKLYQMPKLYAASLLWMLSELYERLPEAGDLEKPKLVFFFDEAHLLFNDAPQVLLDKIEQVIRLIRSKGVGVYFVSQNPSDIPDAVLGQLGNRVQHALRAFTPKDQKAVKTAAQTMRANPAFSTEQAIQELGTGEALISFLDEKGSPSVVERAMVIAPCSRMGPVTDDERNGLINHSALYGKYEEEIDRESAFEMLQKGVQVATEQQSAPPAKGQQNGDDDGLLGGLKDILFGTTGPRGGKRDGIVQTAAKSAVRQVTNQIVRGMLGSLLGGRRR; encoded by the coding sequence ATGAGCTCACCCCTGCTGATTGCGCGCACGCTGGATAAACAACTGTATCTGCTGCCTGCAATGGCTAACCGTCACGGCCTAATTACCGGCGCCACCGGCACCGGTAAAACCGTAACTTTGCAGAAACTGGCGGAGTCATTTTCCGAGATCGGCGTGCCGGTCTTTATGGCCGATGTGAAAGGCGACCTGACCGGTATCGCGGAAGCAGGCCAGAGCTCTGAGAAACTTCAGGCGCGTCTGGAAAAAATCGGCGTTACCGACTGGGAGCCGCACGCCAACCCGGTGGTTGTTTGGGATATCTTTGGTGAAAAGGGCCACCCGGTGCGCGCCACGGTGTCGGATCTCGGCCCCCTGCTGCTCGCCCGCTTGCTCAACCTGAATGAAGTACAAAGCGGCGTGCTAAACATTATTTTCCGTATTGCTGACGATCGCGGCCTGCTGCTGCTGGACTTTAAAGATCTCCGCGCCATCACCCAGTTTATCGGTGATAACGCTAAAGCCTTCCAGAACCAGTACGGCAACATCAGCAGCGCGTCGGTCGGCGCTATCCAGCGCGGGCTGTTAACCCTGGAGCAGCAGGGCGCAGAGCACTTCTTCGGCGAACCGATGCTGGATATTCAGGACTGGATGCGTGTCGATGCCAGCGGTAAAGGGGTGATTAATATCCTCAGCGCCGAAAAGCTCTATCAGATGCCGAAGCTTTACGCCGCCAGCCTGCTGTGGATGCTCTCCGAACTCTACGAACGCCTGCCGGAAGCCGGCGACCTCGAAAAACCGAAGCTGGTGTTCTTCTTCGACGAAGCCCACCTGCTGTTTAACGATGCGCCGCAGGTACTGCTGGATAAAATCGAGCAGGTGATTCGCCTTATCCGTTCTAAAGGGGTCGGCGTCTATTTTGTCTCGCAGAATCCGTCGGATATCCCGGATGCCGTGCTCGGTCAGTTGGGCAACCGCGTACAGCATGCCTTGCGTGCCTTTACCCCGAAGGATCAAAAAGCGGTGAAAACCGCCGCCCAGACCATGCGCGCCAACCCGGCATTCAGTACCGAGCAGGCCATTCAGGAGCTCGGTACCGGCGAAGCGCTGATCTCCTTCCTCGACGAGAAAGGCAGCCCGTCGGTCGTCGAGCGCGCAATGGTCATCGCCCCATGTTCACGGATGGGGCCGGTCACCGATGATGAGCGAAATGGCCTGATTAACCACTCGGCGCTGTACGGCAAGTATGAAGAAGAGATTGACCGCGAGTCGGCCTTCGAAATGCTGCAAAAAGGGGTGCAGGTCGCCACAGAGCAGCAGTCGGCACCGCCGGCAAAAGGTCAACAAAACGGTGATGATGACGGGCTACTCGGTGGACTGAAAGATAT
- a CDS encoding CoA-acylating methylmalonate-semialdehyde dehydrogenase — MTITGNFIGGKTVTSSSRETMPVYDPATGDVVREVTLSTAQEVSDAIQVARDAFDSWSRTTPLRRARVLFNFKMLLEQHVDELAGIIVSEHGKVWSDALGELTRGMEVVEFACGIPHLIKGEFSSDVGTGVDSYSLMQPLGVVAGITPFNFPAMVPMWMFPIALACGNSFVLKPPALAPTAAVRMAELLKEAGLPDGVFNVIHCSNEDAEQLYTDPRIAAVSFVGSSGVAEYIYKTASAHGKRVQAFGAAKNHAIVMPDADLDATVNAIMGGAYGSAGERCMALPVVVAVGDETADKLIARLKPLVESLKVGPGCLRGKDENEMGPVVSEAHQKKVLGYIDKGVSEGASLVVDGRRLRVAGHEDGYYVGGTLFDHVTPEMTIWREEIFGPVLGIVRVADYQSALALVNSHEFGNGSAVFTSNGHTAREFVHDVQAGMVGVNVPVPVPMAFHSFGGWKRSVFGALNVHGPDGVRFYTRMKTATVRWPQGQQTVSEFSMPTLG; from the coding sequence ATGACTATCACAGGTAACTTTATTGGTGGGAAAACGGTAACCAGCAGCAGCCGGGAAACGATGCCGGTGTACGACCCGGCCACTGGCGATGTGGTTCGCGAAGTCACGCTTTCCACCGCGCAGGAGGTTTCCGACGCAATCCAGGTCGCTCGCGACGCTTTTGACAGCTGGTCCCGTACCACGCCGCTGCGCCGCGCCCGCGTGCTGTTCAATTTTAAAATGCTGCTTGAACAGCACGTCGATGAACTGGCGGGAATTATCGTTAGCGAGCACGGCAAAGTGTGGTCCGATGCGTTGGGCGAGCTGACCCGCGGCATGGAAGTGGTTGAGTTCGCTTGCGGTATTCCGCATCTCATTAAAGGTGAGTTTTCTTCCGACGTGGGTACCGGCGTCGACAGCTATTCGCTCATGCAGCCGCTGGGCGTGGTGGCGGGGATAACGCCGTTTAATTTCCCGGCTATGGTGCCGATGTGGATGTTCCCCATCGCGCTGGCCTGCGGCAACAGCTTCGTGCTGAAACCACCGGCGCTGGCGCCGACCGCGGCGGTACGCATGGCTGAATTACTGAAAGAAGCCGGTCTGCCGGACGGCGTTTTTAACGTCATTCATTGCAGCAATGAAGATGCCGAGCAGCTTTATACCGACCCGCGTATTGCCGCCGTCAGCTTTGTCGGCTCCTCCGGCGTGGCGGAATATATCTATAAAACCGCCAGCGCTCACGGAAAACGCGTTCAGGCGTTTGGCGCGGCGAAAAATCATGCCATCGTGATGCCGGACGCCGATCTTGATGCGACCGTAAATGCCATCATGGGCGGTGCGTATGGTTCCGCAGGCGAGCGCTGTATGGCCCTGCCGGTAGTGGTGGCCGTCGGTGACGAGACCGCAGATAAGCTCATTGCCCGCCTGAAACCATTAGTCGAGTCGTTGAAAGTGGGACCTGGTTGCCTGCGCGGCAAAGACGAAAACGAAATGGGGCCGGTGGTATCCGAAGCGCATCAGAAAAAAGTACTCGGCTATATTGATAAGGGAGTCAGCGAAGGGGCGTCGTTGGTGGTGGATGGCCGCAGGCTGCGCGTGGCCGGGCATGAGGACGGATATTACGTTGGCGGTACGCTGTTTGACCATGTCACTCCGGAAATGACCATCTGGCGTGAAGAGATTTTTGGCCCGGTGCTGGGGATCGTCCGCGTTGCTGATTACCAAAGCGCGCTGGCGCTGGTTAACAGCCACGAATTTGGTAACGGCAGCGCCGTCTTTACCAGCAATGGCCATACCGCCCGCGAGTTCGTTCATGATGTACAGGCCGGCATGGTTGGCGTCAACGTACCGGTGCCGGTACCAATGGCCTTCCATAGCTTTGGCGGCTGGAAGCGCTCGGTATTTGGCGCGCTGAACGTCCACGGGCCTGACGGCGTTCGCTTCTATACCCGTATGAAAACTGCCACCGTGCGCTGGCCGCAGGGGCAGCAAACCGTATCTGAATTCAGTATGCCGACGTTAGGTTAA